Proteins encoded by one window of Bactrocera oleae isolate idBacOlea1 chromosome 4, idBacOlea1, whole genome shotgun sequence:
- the LOC106624968 gene encoding uncharacterized protein isoform X4, which translates to MIDGLAFTLFITFFVFSLAVLGAFCLRGHKRRINERCPNKAPVVVTSTTHTAPGGYPVTQVPPPNAYQQQPMYPPYPTAAGGAGQMPMPMPSAQPPMPGMQPYPPAVPATNYNPPSYEAAVAGVGVAQPNTYEKQAPYNPNYNAY; encoded by the exons ATGATTGACGGCTTAGCTTTCACCttgtttataacattttttgtatttagtttAGCCGTTTTGGGCGCTTTCTGTTTGCGTGGACACAAGCGGCGCATAAACGAAAGATGTCCCAATAAAG CACCCGTTGTGGTGACATCAACTACACATACAGCACCTGGCGGTTACCCGGTAACACAAGTGCCGCCGCCCAATGCTTATCAACAGCAGCCAATGTATCCACCATACCCAACGGCAGCAGG CGGTGCCGGCCAAATGCCTATGCCGATGCCAAGCGCCCAACCGCCAATGCCTGG CATGCAACCTTATCCACCAGCGGTGCCTGCAACGAATTACAATCCGCCCAGCTATGAAGCCGCCGTAGCGGGTGTAGGCGTGGCTCAACCAAATACTTACGAAAAGCAAGCGCCCTACAATCCCAATTACAACGCATACTAG
- the LOC106624968 gene encoding uncharacterized protein isoform X5: MEAFVIVFIINFIILIIILVCVTIICPKIRETRNRGRILAAPVVVTSTTHTAPGGYPVTQVPPPNAYQQQPMYPPYPTAAGGAGQMPMPMPSAQPPMPGMQPYPPAVPATNYNPPSYEAAVAGVGVAQPNTYEKQAPYNPNYNAY; encoded by the exons atggagGCTTTTGTCATTGTgttcattataaattttattattctcaTAATAATTTTAGTATGTGTAACTATTATTTGTCCGAAAATACGTGAAACACGCAATAGAGGTCGCATACTAGCTG CACCCGTTGTGGTGACATCAACTACACATACAGCACCTGGCGGTTACCCGGTAACACAAGTGCCGCCGCCCAATGCTTATCAACAGCAGCCAATGTATCCACCATACCCAACGGCAGCAGG CGGTGCCGGCCAAATGCCTATGCCGATGCCAAGCGCCCAACCGCCAATGCCTGG CATGCAACCTTATCCACCAGCGGTGCCTGCAACGAATTACAATCCGCCCAGCTATGAAGCCGCCGTAGCGGGTGTAGGCGTGGCTCAACCAAATACTTACGAAAAGCAAGCGCCCTACAATCCCAATTACAACGCATACTAG